A genomic stretch from Lysobacter ciconiae includes:
- a CDS encoding CBS domain-containing protein, translating into MRNVRHLLEAKSPEVYSIAPDAPMIDAIRLMAEKRVGALLVLDNGRLAGIISERDYARKIILQGRSSKTTAVSEVMTTDMHTVGLEDTAEHCMALVTDQRIRHLPVMADGKVMGVVSIGDLVKAVIEDQQQELVQLQRYIES; encoded by the coding sequence ATGCGCAACGTAAGGCATCTGCTGGAAGCCAAGTCCCCTGAGGTCTATTCGATCGCCCCGGATGCACCGATGATCGATGCGATTCGCCTGATGGCGGAGAAGCGGGTGGGAGCGCTGCTGGTTCTCGACAACGGACGGCTGGCCGGGATCATCTCGGAGCGTGACTACGCCCGCAAGATCATCCTGCAGGGCCGCTCTTCCAAGACCACGGCGGTCTCCGAGGTGATGACCACCGACATGCACACCGTCGGTCTGGAAGACACCGCCGAGCACTGCATGGCGCTGGTGACCGACCAGCGCATCCGCCACCTGCCGGTGATGGCCGACGGCAAGGTGATGGGGGTGGTATCCATCGGTGACCTGGTGAAGGCAGTGATCGAGGACCAGCAGCAGGAACTGGTGCAGCTGCAGCGCTACATCGAGAGCTGA
- a CDS encoding AsmA family protein, producing MPDSPRSTPPHSKPGPRGAPGSDEWWQLPRRHPWWTALAVVVLGLIVLVALWDWNWFKGPVERQVENRTGREFRIKGDLDVDLGWTPTIRANDVHFANAKWARDPEMASAEQLELSIDLLRLLRGKVRIPHLRLAQPHVSLEANPEGGGNWQLRNSGGGDSNLEFRRVWISRGELVFLDEADKTDIKVDVTSAAAKEIGDAPPIQVKGGGQWRGNEFTVEGTAESPLELRDVESPYQIDARAQAGATKAHARGTLLDPLRMRDFDLQLNLAGKNLDDLYPLIGVALPPTPPYTLEGRLTRDIQGSSTTWHYDKFSGTVGDSDLAGSAAFTTGGDRPLLKADLHSKRLDFDDLAGLVGGAPQTGAGETSNPELTAKAAEMKARQRVLPDTPYKLEKMRAMDADVSLKADRINAPSLPLEHMNTHLSLKAGLLVLDPFDFGVAGGKIASNVRMDARKDAIQTRARMQASGLDLSQLLPQVELVQNAIGKLSGHVDLTGQGNSIAAMLGSSDGQVDVGMGRGQISNILMEMAGIDIAEIIKFKLKGDRLIPLRCAFGDFKVANGVMTANALAFDTTDTILIGEGTINLKDEQLDLRIRPRPKDRSILAFRSPLLVDGTFKNPSVRPDLKSVGLRGAIALALGSISPPAALLATLELGPGEDSGCGGQYAK from the coding sequence ATGCCCGATTCCCCGCGTTCCACCCCGCCCCATTCAAAGCCGGGCCCAAGAGGTGCACCCGGCTCGGACGAATGGTGGCAGCTGCCCCGACGTCACCCGTGGTGGACCGCACTTGCGGTGGTCGTGCTTGGCCTGATCGTGCTGGTCGCGCTGTGGGACTGGAACTGGTTCAAGGGGCCGGTCGAGCGCCAGGTGGAGAACCGCACCGGACGCGAGTTCCGGATCAAGGGCGATCTCGACGTCGACCTGGGCTGGACGCCGACAATCCGTGCCAATGACGTGCACTTCGCCAACGCCAAGTGGGCGCGCGATCCCGAGATGGCCAGCGCCGAGCAGCTGGAGCTGTCAATCGACCTGCTGCGCCTCTTGCGGGGCAAGGTGCGCATACCCCACTTGCGCCTGGCGCAACCGCACGTCTCGCTGGAAGCCAACCCGGAAGGCGGCGGCAACTGGCAGCTGCGCAACAGCGGCGGCGGCGACAGCAATCTCGAGTTTCGGCGGGTATGGATTTCCCGTGGCGAGCTGGTGTTCCTCGACGAGGCGGACAAGACCGACATCAAGGTGGACGTGACCAGCGCGGCGGCCAAGGAAATCGGCGACGCACCACCGATCCAGGTGAAGGGCGGCGGCCAGTGGCGCGGCAACGAATTCACCGTGGAAGGCACCGCGGAGTCGCCGCTGGAACTGCGCGATGTCGAGTCGCCCTACCAGATCGACGCGCGCGCCCAGGCCGGCGCGACCAAGGCCCACGCGCGCGGGACGCTGCTGGATCCCCTGCGCATGCGTGATTTCGACCTCCAGCTCAACCTGGCAGGCAAAAACCTGGACGACCTCTATCCGCTGATCGGGGTCGCCTTGCCCCCCACCCCGCCCTACACCCTGGAGGGCCGGCTGACCCGCGACATCCAGGGATCCAGCACCACCTGGCACTACGACAAGTTCAGCGGAACCGTGGGCGACAGCGACCTTGCCGGCAGCGCAGCCTTCACCACCGGCGGTGATCGCCCCCTGCTGAAGGCCGATCTGCATTCCAAGCGGCTCGACTTCGACGACCTGGCCGGGTTGGTCGGCGGCGCGCCCCAAACCGGTGCCGGAGAAACCAGCAACCCGGAGCTGACAGCGAAAGCCGCGGAGATGAAAGCCCGCCAGCGCGTGCTGCCCGACACCCCCTACAAGCTGGAAAAGATGCGCGCGATGGATGCCGACGTCAGCCTGAAGGCCGACCGCATCAACGCACCCTCGCTGCCGCTGGAGCACATGAACACGCACCTTTCGCTGAAGGCCGGGCTGCTGGTGCTCGATCCTTTTGACTTCGGCGTCGCTGGCGGCAAGATTGCATCCAACGTGCGGATGGACGCGCGCAAAGACGCCATACAGACGCGGGCCAGGATGCAGGCCAGCGGGCTGGACCTGTCGCAATTGCTGCCGCAGGTCGAACTGGTGCAGAACGCTATCGGCAAGCTGTCAGGGCACGTCGACCTGACCGGTCAAGGCAACTCGATTGCCGCGATGCTCGGCAGCAGCGACGGACAGGTCGATGTGGGCATGGGCCGGGGCCAGATCAGCAACATCCTGATGGAGATGGCCGGCATCGACATCGCCGAGATCATCAAGTTCAAGCTGAAGGGCGATCGCCTGATCCCCCTCCGCTGCGCCTTCGGTGATTTCAAAGTCGCCAATGGCGTCATGACGGCCAATGCATTGGCCTTCGACACCACCGACACGATCCTGATCGGTGAGGGCACCATCAACCTCAAGGACGAACAGCTCGATCTGCGGATCCGTCCACGGCCCAAGGACCGCTCCATCCTGGCGTTCCGCTCCCCGTTGCTGGTGGACGGCACGTTCAAGAACCCCTCCGTGCGTCCGGACCTGAAAAGCGTCGGCCTGCGCGGCGCCATTGCCTTGGCACTGGGCAGCATCTCGCCGCCGGCGGCGCTGCTGGCAACGCTGGAACTGGGTCCGGGGGAGGATTCGGGTTGCGGTGGGCAGTACGCCAAGTAG